AAGTGACGAGATGTATCTTCGTATATGGCTCATTTACTTCATGCACGAGGTACCTGCGGTTGTAAGTTTGTAACTAATAAATGAATTCTCTAGTCTGTCTAGTCTTCTCTTCAAACTTTAAACTTGAAACCTCACCTTCTTTGTTACAACTCAAGTGTACGTTGATGTGAAAGTATGGTGAAAGTGTTAAAGAAACCTTTCATAAACTTTTGTTGGGGCATGCAAGGAACAGTAAGGACCAGAACTGAGAATCATATATATATCGGATTTGGAGCCCACCCATTAATTTATTGGTTCGGTTATGGATCTAGTATTTGGAACCGATTAGTTTATAGTTTTATTGATCCAATTAAGCTGGTTCTGATCCAGTTTTCCCAATAGTTTTAGAATCGATAGACCCGTTAAGAATCGCCCGAGAGATCCGGTATTCATTGTGTAGAAGCCTTGGATTTAGAATCTGTTCCTGTTGGAGCTTCAGATTGAATAGTGACACTTATGACTGAGCGCAGGTTTGTTGGGGGAAGATCCAACAAGTTATGAAGTGTTGTTGATACATTGAGACAATGATACACTAGATGCAAAAATACAAGATCCCAACTCCCACCCTTCTTTTGATTTATCTTCTACATATATTCTCTATACTTACATATGCTTTTATTTTTATCCCACTATACATCTAAAACACCTAGTTCTACTTTACATTGATTTTGGATATTTAAGTCATCTTGAtgcttataaataaatattaattatttatatattttttaaggaaaataaGTTTTGTTATTTGAATGTCTTaagtaaaattttttattttaattttggataTTTACTATAGGCTGGAATCGATTAGGAACCGAAACCAGCCCACCCATTTGTAAACGATTATGGATCTCATGTTTAGAACCAATTGGCTTATTGGTCCAGTCTTGGTCTTCTTGACCCCTAAGGGTCGAAACCCTTGAGGAACCAGACTGATTGCCCAGAACTAGACCAATATCATTGAAGTGAACTTCAATTTTGATTCGTCATCAGTCCTAACCCCCAAgagttttcatttccttttgtATAGACCTTTATGTCAATTTGACCGCATTTAATGTTGAGTATGAAAACTTTTATCATAATTATTCAAATATATTTATAAACAATTTATAAAATTACCACAAAACTCAAAATTTCATCGTATTATTGTCTTTAAATTCTCTCAAAATATTCTTCCTAATTGGGAAGTGGGTTTTATGTTGAACATCTCTTCTACTCATAGAGATACACATAATGAATCTAACTTACCAATATATAACCAGTGTAGGCATCAACTATTGACACATTAAGACGCACAAAGTATACCCACAACGATAAATACCTCACAAGTATGGggtcaaaaataattttttttaaattttttttttatagattaaCTTCTTGTCTCCTAAGATAGAACAAAAATAACTATTGACATTTCAATAAATATACAATGTGAAAACCCTATACATTTATCGTCCAATGTTTCAACTTAAACAAAAAGACCAATGAAACTATACAAAAGGATCACAATATATCCTAACATCAGCCACCGATCCTCTGTCTCCGCTGCAGATTCTTCAATGAAAATATTTggggaaaattttcatacacgactgtgtaagccgtgtatgtgagaggtgggagtttcaaggcattaattaatggatgggGGTATAtaacttttccaactctttatgagaggggacacgaccgtgcatgcttacacggccgtgtatgaaaacttcctccaaaatatttttgaagaGACTAAACTGAGAGTCTTATTGACGAGAGAGAGGCCAGCAGGTGGAGTGGGTAACACAAACTCTAAATTAATCATATTGTGACATTTCATGtcgcaccaaaaaaaaaataaaaaaatttggtcCATGAATTACTCTTTGACGAAACTCTTTTATTTACTGACATGCTCATTTCCGGTTGCAGAGTAACACTAATGATGGAAGGAGAAACCTAATTGTTGTTTGTCTCAACTCAAACTTACAATTTCCTCCTTCACAGTTCACACatcatttaaaaattaaataacagaACCAACTAGAAAACAATTACAGACAAAGAtcatagaattttttttggccTAAGGTAGAGGCTCAATGAAGATGGTGAATTTAAGGCAAGAACATCTGGTATATACTTCCCCTTAGTCTGTTTCTCTGTCTTGGAAGAAGGGATTTGATCAGTAAGAAATAAGAAGTTGCAAAGATGTGTTGGGTTCTATCGAGGAAACCCTGCCTCACTCTCACAAGGAGATAGTTGGGATTTCTGCATGATAGCCTCCATTCTATTGATTGGAATATAGATAAGAACTTACACATGCTTGATTACATCACTTACACACCACTTCCTACTACTATCACTCCCCCATTTCCTACATAACCACCTCCAGTCCATAACTACCTCCCACTCAACATGTATTCTAAAAATAACAATTCAGCAACACATCGCACATAAAATAGAGACAAAGAATAACAATGCTACCCCATGCCATGCATGGCCCATGCAGGCATGTAACAACATCCCTCATACCTTCTCAACTTTAGGTGTCGTTTTGGAATCAGAATGATCAATATATCTCCAAATTAATCCCAGACTGCTACCCATTATGTTCATAATCACAGCTGACATTGCAGAGGGCAAAGCAACCATAGGAGAGGTGAAATGAGAGGTGGCAAGGACCACACCCAACGATGAATTTTGCATGCCGACCTGTGCGCAAGTgtgaaacaagaaaaatcacTAAATCAACCTCAGCCCTATATATGGTTCAAGATCCACATTTGAGAACACCAACAAAGAATGCCAATATAGTTTCTAGAAAACTCAGAACTTTACATAATAAATGTCATATTTCTGATGCTTTTTCACTGTGTTCTTGAAATATAACTTGCCATGATCTGTATTAAAAGAGTCATTATAAACCAGGCCAAGCTAAATGTTAGCTGTACACACCTCAATTGAAATTGCTCGTCGTTGTGATTCTCTAAACCCACAAATATATGCTGAAAGATACCTGCAGCATGAGATACATAgttaaattgtttaataaaaTTGTTAGTAAAACTTCTATTATGAAACTAGATATTAACCAGTAgcctaaaatttaaaaaataaaaggaaagacaGACTGCAAATTCTCTTCAGATTATATTAAAATCATATCAAAGAATTAGTACTTCTCATTTCCATTGGTGCATTTTTAAGTTGACAAGATTTTCTTTCATGAGCATACACTGGTTTATCAAGATGCAATGCAGAAGTTATGCACCACAGAGTGGAGAGACACAATAAAGTTCCCACAACAGGGAAGTCAGAAGTGTCAATTACATAGAATCCAGGAGAAGTGGAATGAAGACAATACAGTTTCCATTTTCTTTGCTAAGCATACACCTGCTTTATCAGGATGCAATCCAAAAGTTATGCACATCAAAGCCATGGAGTGGGGAGACGACGATAACATTCCCACTTCATGGAAGTTAGAACTCTGAAGTGTCAATTATACAGGATCCACAAGAAAAGGAACAAAGACACTACAGTTCTGATTTTCTGTTTGAGAGCTGGCCTTCAATGGTAATTATGAGAGCCCGTCTTTTGTACTGTTGATGACAGGTACAGGGGATTAGAAATAGCATTCCTCAACCTTGATACCAACAGATACTGTTTTGTTATGTGCAACAAATTGACCACTATGGTAAGAAAGAGCATTCTAGGCAGGTTGTAACTCCTAAACGACTAGGGGAAGCCCTaagaagatggagaaaaagatGCAAAGTAATGAAGAGAACTTTAGAAAACCCACGCTCTGATTCAAGATATGACATGATCCAACGTGATTATCCAAACAATTACCCTCATTATGCTAAGTTACAAAGGTACTCTTCCTAAACTATCAACAGGGGTTTTTTATTCATCTTCTTCTGTTTGCTCTTCCAATGATTTACATTTTTCAATAGGACAGTGATTCAAGTAGacctcaaaaataaataaaaggggtgAAGCTCAACCGCTCCCAAATTACATTAAAGGAAATTGTAGAAGGTGAAGTGTGCCTAAATCACTCCCCTATTCCTACTGTCAACGTATGTGAAACTTCCAACAGCTACAAGTCGCACAATTGAGCACCAACAGTGCAAGAATCTTTCAACAAGGTTCGCAATGCCATGAAAGGATCTACTTTGCATCCTAAAGCTTGTCCGCCTCCGGCAGTTCTTCCCTTTTGGCTTGTCGGAGTGAGGCCACATGAAATATTTTTCCAACCGATAGAGAAAGGATTATAGGTGAGGGCCACAGtcaagaaaagggggaaaattagggtttacaGGCTGCTAGTGCTCATCCTTATCCATCTGATATACGAAGTGAATAGGTCTGGCATGAGCCTTACTCAACCAAGCAACTCTAGAGCGTGCAAGCAAGGAATGAGCTCCATAGCAGACTATATGAGAGTGTATAGTTAACATTTACGCACATCTGACATAAATTATGCTTTTACATTTCAGATAAATAGTCTTAACTCTTGTAACTAAATTCATGGTCATCGTTTGTGCAAAATCAAGAGTTCTAGTTTTAGTTGTGATGAATTCTCTACCCATGCCATGAATGTCGTCCACCAAACAGAAACAATTATTCAGTCATTCATATGTAAATCACAAAGCAGGTATTAACAGTTAAAATCATGGAAAGAAAAAGGTATATCTTACCCCACAAAGAAACCTCCAAAATGCAATAGCAGCACAGACAATATTACAACCCCCAACTCTCCAGAGAGTATTTCTTGGATGTGAAGCAGTGGAGACAGATCAGAGGGCCAAGATGCACTCAGTACAGTTGATTTGAGGTGAACAACATTTTCCGAAAATACACTGAGAATGGCcactccccccaaaaaaaattattcctaATGTAATAAGAATCatgacagtggaaaatgaaattttatcaACTCAGACCTGCAAGCAAGCAACGATGAAACTAAAACAGCAAGGAGGGGTGCAAAAGGTGTGAAAATTTGTACAGCAGCTGGAAATGAGCTCTGCATATAAGAACCCAGCAGAATTGGAGCAACAACAACCTGGAGAAGTAGGGgcaattagaaagaaaaaaaactagaaaataaaatgaatgaaTTGATAAATTCTGAAAAGAAAAGTTCAATACACCTGCAGGGTGCTGATGGAAAGCTTGATGGCATCAACAGGAACATAAGTCCCTGCTAGAATCTTGGTCAAGAGAGGAGTGAGAACTACTGCTCCAAGAGTGGTACATACAGTCATTACAATGGACAGTGGCACATCCCCTTGAGCAATTAATGTTACCTGAGGCAGTACTTCATAGAAAAAGATAAGCAAATGTAAAATAGAACAAAGATAGGATCTCATCTTCAAGAGTTTCTTACATCTAATTGATTTGCATTAATCTGTGGAAAGTTCTGCCACAGGTGTACAATCGATCATCagcaataaaaaaacaaaagtttgAAACCAAGAACAGTCTTCCTGAAACCAAGCCTGTTGATGCCTTTtataaaattaaacaaaaagaaatcccattcctattttgaaactgaaatagagttTGACTCTATCTTGAACTCAAAGTGAAACAAACTCTATCTATGACTCCACTAAAAGATAAGATAATAAAAACATTACAAGACGATAAGTTCTAATTCCTACACATAACTGCGTACATCTAAATCATTCAAGAAATAACGCAATTTGCAAATGAAAATGGCATTTGGCAATCAAATTTTTGTAAAATTTGACAGCTATATTCTAAATAATTCATTAGTTAAGGAAAAAATATAGGGATATAGAAAGAAAAGTTACAAATCTTACCACATTAGATGCAGTACCTCCAGGGCAACAAGCAAGCAAAATCAAACCAACTGAAATAGAAGGAGGAAGCCCAAGGGATTTACTTATAATCATTCCCAATGATGGCATAATTGTGTACTGAGCAACACATCCGCACAGTATCTGGCCAAAGCATAAACCACACCCTTGTGAACTAGAAAATTTGGCAATCAAGGGAAACTTCCGTTATAAAGAAATGCCTCCATTTTTCATGAAAATGTCCAAAGGAAACAGATTGACTCAGCAAGATAGACTAATGATATCATCATCATAATAATTGAGAACggtccatatatatatatagaaaaggcgtacccagtgcacaaggcttccgccatgcggggtctagggagggtcatagtgtatgcagccttaccccagctttacagagaggctgtttccagagattCGAACCCGTgactacttggtcacaatggagcaaccttaccgttgcaccaataATATAAGACATAAAAGACAAAACAGGAAGCAAAGGGGTTTGGCACTTAAATACCATACTAGGCTATATTACATATTCTGAAATCTTATTATACAGAATAATGTGAGGCCCATTTGTATAATTATTCAATGATTAAATTGAACAGAGAACATGGAATTGTTGAGGGTTGATGGCTTGTATTCTGTGGTTTGGAGTGTGGGCTGCCTCCGAAGGGCCATTAAAATCCCGCAGTGAGGTTAGGGTTTATATGGGGGTAATATCGGAATTGCATCTCTttagtttttccttttatttttgttagggaTGAGGGGTTATTAGGGTTATGGGAATTCCTTGTAAGCACAGAGAGGCCAGAGGAACAGAGCTTGTAACACATTGCTAGAGAAGACTGCTCTCATCtctccgtggacgtaggcaccttaccgaaccacgtatatcctCGCATTATTGTTGCttaattgtttttgtttctgttagGTTGTGTTTTCTGCATCATTTATAGGTTATAGTTTCTACAGGAATCAATACCCAAAAGTAATCAAATTCGTCTTAAATAGATCGATAGTAAAATACACTCAGCAACTTTCATGCAATCAGAGTTTTGGTAAGTAAGGATCATGTGTTGAAATGAATAAATTTCGCAAATTGCTGTAGTTTCCAACCAAAGTATCAGTTAACTGAACAGAGTGATACTGACAAAAAATGATTCAACAAAACATTTCAGAGAGAGGAGATCACGGACAAGTTTAAAGGAAAGGGGGTGACGATGTATCTGGACAATTTGGTCTTTTAATTCCCATAAAAATAAAGCAATTCTTCAAGACTCCCTCACAAGTCGCAAATCACAGCAAACCCATTTCTGAATCCACGAAAGGAATTCACTTAAACTGCAATTTAGGGATCCCAGACCTCAATTAGAACAGGGAATcaatcaaaacctgaaaagAATGCAAATCAGAAACAGAACGAGTCATAGAATTGGTTGTGATTGGATACTCACTGAAAAGTGCCTTTGGATGAACAAGCTATAGAGGTCCTTGAGCTCCAGCGTGAGACCCATTGCCAGCATAATAAACCCAAGAGAGAAGCTGTACGAAGCAGGGGCTCTCTCCACAAGCCATGAGAAAGCAGTTGGTTTCACACAAGCAACGATCCCTCCAATGGTCACATAGAGTGGATACAGGCTTGCTGCTGTGTCAAGCACTTTTACCCACCTTGGCTTCTCAGAGACAGCAGAGGGAAATTCATGTTTTCCATGAATAGATTTTATAGGGGAGAGCTTCCAGAGCTTTGTTGGAACAGAGACTGTGAGCATCCGGGGTGTGAGAATTGAAGGGTTGGAGTGGGTTTCTGAGAAGGAAATGAAAGGACGAAGGTGGACGGAGAGAGACATGATTGCTCGACGGAGTGGTGAGTGGCCAGAGTGGGAGTGAGTGAGTTTCAGTGCATGATTTCCGTGGTAGGAAACTATAGGAATACTAGAATCTTGCGGGACCCACATCGGGGTGGCAGTTAGCCAGTTACTCTAGAACAAGGTGTTTGATCTGGACCGTTTAATCTTCACgggtctctctctctggtttttttttttagtcaatGACGTCTCATGATTGTAATGGACCATCCAATCAGATGTTTTTGTTCTTTGGCATCTAAAGGCTCCAAATGAAGGCAAATGCTAAAGCAGCATGAGTGACACAAGCTCATGAGACGTGTCTCATGCGTGACTAGTTAGTAACAAATGCGTCCGTTTTATACGcgtccccctttttttttagttttaaaaacgCGTTTTGACGTAAATAAAAAGGGTTAAATACGCATACCCCTAAAATACTCCCAATCTTCCTCATGCCCCGCTAAGGTTCTGACAAATTCACACGCATTCCTtaaaaattccacgtaccattTCTATTTTACCcactaaagccatttaagtccacaccaggcattaaatgctaaaaatgaccaaactaccctctttctatcttttctaaaattcgaaaagacctaattgttctgacctatttgctaaattttgaaaagactaaaatgtCTTCATCTTCCGCAAATCATCGTCTTCTTTTACAATTTAGATACtcaatactaccaccaccacctccaactcctccaccctTACCATTTCCACCATCGAGTCCCCCTCCCTTgcctaagaagaagaagaagaagatgaagatcaaAATAGAAAGGGTGGTGGAGTTGGGGGTGGATTTGGTAAGGGCGGCGGGTGTTGGTGGTGGAATAGTCAAGGGAGGGGGGGCTCAGTGGAGGAGTTGAGGGTGatgctggaggtggggcttcatggtggtgatggtgttaatggtggggtggcggtggtggtatTAGGTATCtgcattgtaaaagaagatgatgatttggggaag
The nucleotide sequence above comes from Telopea speciosissima isolate NSW1024214 ecotype Mountain lineage chromosome 3, Tspe_v1, whole genome shotgun sequence. Encoded proteins:
- the LOC122654489 gene encoding probable sodium/metabolite cotransporter BASS2, chloroplastic; protein product: MSLSVHLRPFISFSETHSNPSILTPRMLTVSVPTKLWKLSPIKSIHGKHEFPSAVSEKPRWVKVLDTAASLYPLYVTIGGIVACVKPTAFSWLVERAPASYSFSLGFIMLAMGLTLELKDLYSLFIQRHFSILCGCVAQYTIMPSLGMIISKSLGLPPSISVGLILLACCPGGTASNVVTLIAQGDVPLSIVMTVCTTLGAVVLTPLLTKILAGTYVPVDAIKLSISTLQVVVAPILLGSYMQSSFPAAVQIFTPFAPLLAVLVSSLLACSVFSENVVHLKSTVLSASWPSDLSPLLHIQEILSGELGVVILSVLLLHFGGFFVGYLSAYICGFRESQRRAISIEVGMQNSSLGVVLATSHFTSPMVALPSAMSAVIMNIMGSSLGLIWRYIDHSDSKTTPKVEKV